From the genome of Amycolatopsis camponoti:
TCGGCCTGGTGTCCCGTCAAGGAAGGGTCGCTCACCGCGACGTCGTCGAGACGTTCCTTGCCACGTCCGGTCACGTGGACGTCGTAACCCTGTTCGTGCAGCCGACGCGCGGTCGCCAGGCCGATGCCCGAAGTGCCGCCGGCCACGAGAGCGATGCTCATGTCTGTTCCCCATTTCGAACCGGTACGTCTCGTTTCGAAATGGACGCTACCATCGGATCCCATGACCGACCAGTCCCGTCCCGGCCGCAAGCGCAGCGAACAGAGCCGGCTGGCGATCCTCGCCGCGACGCTCGACCTCGTCGCGGAGGCGGGCTACGGCACGCTGACCGTCGAAGGCATCGCCGCGCGCTCCGGCGTCGGCAAGCAGACGATCTACCGCTGGTGGCCGTCGAAGGCCGACGTCCTGCTCGACGCGCTCGCGACGAAAGCGGACCTGTTCGTGCCGATCCCGGACGAGGGGACGTTCCGCGCCGACCTCGCCGGCTTCCTGGGCAGCACGTTCGAGCTGGGCGAAAAAGCGCAGGTGGCGGACACGCTGCGCGCGCTGATGGCGCAGGCGCAGATCGACCCCGACTTCGGCAAGCGGTTCCGCGAGGACTTCCTCAACCGCCGTCGCGAGGCGCTCGGCACCATCGTCGAACGGGCTCGCGAGCGCGACGAACTGCCGGCGGAAGTCAGCTCCCGCACGGTGATCGACGTCGTGTTCGGCACGCTCTGGTATCGGCTCCTCGCGACGCGGGAGCCGATCGGCCGCGATCTGGCCGGTGAACTGGTGGCGCTACTGGCCGATCACGGCGCTTCGACCGCCGAAATCCGGTAGCGCGCCACCGACGCGTCGACGATCTGCACCGCCT
Proteins encoded in this window:
- a CDS encoding TetR/AcrR family transcriptional regulator; this encodes MTDQSRPGRKRSEQSRLAILAATLDLVAEAGYGTLTVEGIAARSGVGKQTIYRWWPSKADVLLDALATKADLFVPIPDEGTFRADLAGFLGSTFELGEKAQVADTLRALMAQAQIDPDFGKRFREDFLNRRREALGTIVERARERDELPAEVSSRTVIDVVFGTLWYRLLATREPIGRDLAGELVALLADHGASTAEIR